The Bacillota bacterium DNA window TCAAACACTGACGTGATGTCGAGCAACAGGTCGATCCGGAATCCGCACTGTTCCGGTTGATGCGGCTCATACAGAAAGACCTGCGGAGCCCCAATCACGGGATACTGCGACGGATATCCGTGCGCCTGCGCGAGAATGCGGGTCTCCAGCACCAGCTGCGTTGTCCGCGGATGGTCCGCGTTGTACGGGTCCTGCAGGGAATGCGTCAAGATCACGTCCGGCCGATGAATCCGGAACTCCTGCACCAGGGCATCCCTCAATTCGCGGGTGACCTCGAGCGGATAGTCCCCCGCATCCAGAAACCGCACCTCTGCTCCAAGAATGGCAGCAGCTTGTTCTGATTCTGAGCGACGGATCGCCTTGATCTCTTCGAGTGTCTTCCCATCCTTCCACAGCCGCGCTGACTCCCCTCGCTCGCCGAAGGACAAGCACAACACGCGGACATTCCAGCCACGTTCCGCGTACAGCGCGATGGCTCCGCCCGCCCGCCACACGAAATCCGCCGCGTGCGCACTGACGACCATCAGCGTTCCAGGATGTTTCATGTCATCGTCGCCCCCCTTGCTCGTTTACTCACACCTCGACGAGTTGCGCCGGGTTGTCAACCATCATCCGCCGCACGCCCTCCCGCGGGAATCCGGCCTCAATCAGCCGGGACGCAAAGTCGGCCAGCCCCTCAACTACAGGGGGATTGGTCTTCTGGCCGAGATCGGACGAAAGCAGAGTCCTGTCCGGTCCGACCGCCCGAACGGCAGCAAACAGCGTTTCCCATGAGCATTTTCCCGTGTAGAAGGTGGTATAGCAGTGCTCTATGTAGGCACCCATTTCGGCAAGCCGTACCTGGTCGTCGACAGAGAGTCCTTCGGACGGGAATAAGGCGTGCGTCACCACCACTCGCCGGACACCCGCTTCGCGCGCGGCGGCGACGACGGCGTAAATCTCATGG harbors:
- a CDS encoding PIG-L family deacetylase, with the protein product MKHPGTLMVVSAHAADFVWRAGGAIALYAERGWNVRVLCLSFGERGESARLWKDGKTLEEIKAIRRSESEQAAAILGAEVRFLDAGDYPLEVTRELRDALVQEFRIHRPDVILTHSLQDPYNADHPRTTQLVLETRILAQAHGYPSQYPVIGAPQVFLYEPHQPEQCGFRIDLLLDITSVFEKKRQAMECMAAQEHLWAYYTDVAKRRGVQAGRNSGQAIVYAEAYQRVYPTVGGEFV